Sequence from the Ziziphus jujuba cultivar Dongzao chromosome 9, ASM3175591v1 genome:
TTTTGGATGGAAACTGGCAAGAAGTAGTACTTGTGAAAACTATATCTTCAATCACAAAATACTGTAAAAAGAACCTTTTAAAATTGATAGATTGTCATGGTTGTGTTTGTCTGGTTATGCATGAAATGCCCAGCTGAGACTGGTAGAGAGCCAGTAAACAAGTGAGACTAATGACAAAAGAAACAGAAAGCAACAGTATGCAACTTCAACAATAAGGACCATCCTGAGGAACAGAACCCTAAGAAAACCATTTATTGCAATTACAACACTAACTGAAGTATTAAATCAGAAATAACAAAAAGGTTCAAGATGTAGAGATGCACTTTTCAACAAGGAATACCAAGGTTCACACTTGATGCATGCTAAGTAACATTgaactaataataacaatttttattaaCTTAGAAAGAAGCCCACTGAACGAatggttaaattattattagtcTCAAAACAACCATGCAATTCAAGTTGATGCACATTAATCCTCCTTCCCATCATGTGTGGGTTTCATTCTAGTAATTCTTTTTCATGACTAATCCAGAATCCAACATTCTAATCTGTTTCTTTGGATTaatataattcctttttttaataataaaaaatctattagaTGTAGAAGTAATGAAAGTAAATTTAGAAAAGTAGAAAGCTTACAAATTTTTTCGAAGAGTAATTACTAGTATAAATCCAAAGAATCCAATGGAGCCCACACAAAGGTAGAAGACCAAATTTCCTTGTATGCTAGTCTTCAATCTTTCTGTCACTGTGAAGTCTCCAGCATCTTCATAACCCTCAATGGTAGGTGCCACAGCCCTACTCAGAGAAATAGTTTATTAACCATGAAATCGTTTAAATCTTTACATACATGACACATATTCTATAAACAATGGACTCTGAAAGCACAAAAATGAAACCCTATGAATTATTATTGAAGTATGAAAAATTGGAAATGATCAACGGAGAAATGTTTCAAGTAGTTTCTAATTCAAGTCGAGCAATAAATATTTCCTTCTGTAATAAGGAGTTAAATAAGTGTATGTAAATAAAGAGATAAATATATaggttaaaaaacaaagaataactTACCATGTAAGCAAAAATGTACTCCAATATGTTAAGCCCCAAAAGAATGAAATTGCTCCATTGTGCTGACCACTTAATGTCTGAATGGTAATCATGTGAATAAATTAGTTAAATCTattaattcattgatttggtgtTCACCTTTGTGAATTTAGAGGACTGAATTTGAATTCTTAGTGTGAACTAGTTTAAAATTACTAACTTTTAATGTCAATGAAATCCTCATGTGAATTGGGTTAGCAGTAATAAGGTGGATACTTATGAAGGATTTCTTCAAATTACTTGAACAGAGAGTTTGCTTctctatatattattgaaaaaagctGTTAAACTCCcttctttcatttgttttcaACATTCCACGTTAACAATCCAAATCTTTCTTATCGAATCCAAAAATTAAACTGCAACTTTGACCAGCCAATAACAAGTTCAACATCGAGCCTTGTAGAAACAAACAGGATGAGtacagaaaaattatttaatgcgCCCCAAAAGAgggaaattaaacaaaatgaccatcttcatatttattttcaaacttTTTGAGAAATGATGATATGCCCAATATAATGACAGTAAAAGATGTATGATGAATTTATGTGTTTGAGAAGTTTTCTTAATCTTAACTAGAATTATGAAccttcatatataaatttaatacattACATAGTTCATGCATTATTTCATCACCTGGTATAATTTAAGGCAATAACATAATCACATTACAGACTGCTTTcagataaacaaaaattaatcaaaggttAACCAAGTGCTTCCAACTCAGAATCCATAATCAAAATCATAGTTTCTATCATATTCTAATTGAAACAGTTTGATCAACCAATAAAAgaatattcaaattaatataaaaattcccAACATTTGTCAGCGGAAGAGATATAAAATGCTTAGAATCATGCAGAAACACATACATGTGTAAATAGATGCAATACATacatagttaaatatatatatatatatatatacacacacaagcGCACATGCAGAATATTGCTTGATGCATAATGTTTTAATGgaagagattatatatatatatatatgtaagtataTATTACCGTCCAGATGTCAGCAGGAACAAGGATGATAATGGATAGAGAACAGAACCAGGTATATCCAACGGTGTAAAGGACGTATTTGGGGACGTCAGGCCCAGCAAAATATTTCAACGTGAAAACCACCATCCCCATTGTCAGGGGCAATGATATCAGATAAAACACCCACATTTCTGTTTCTGTTATTCtgccaatataatattattcaacaattattcgcaaaatgaaaaagagaatgTGTAAGCTACGGTGGTTGTTTGTTTTTCTGGAAAATGAATGGAGAACCGATCAAGAGAAAGGAGGAGAGGAAGTGGCTTTTGCGCTTTtacgtttattattattttgaccgCACTTTGACCTTTCCTTTATGCTGAACAAATTTCTTTGGAAAACTTGTACATTTATATGTGCATCATCATATATACAATAATTCTATATAAGTATGTTTTATATAGCAAGCTAGCAATAGATTTTAccagtgcatatatatatatatatatatatatatagctagtaataaattgaaaattcaaataGTAATTGTCATTGAACAACTAAACACTTTTCATATGATTCCACATAtcaatctatttattttattttcacgaaaaaaatattattttataaaatgaagttctttttttttttttaataaatatataattttttccattataaatatttactatAGTAAACTTATCATTCATATAATgataaaagtttttgaaaaagaaaaaatagaacctAAAAATATAGTGTTACAAAAGtatctaaaaattaaatactttgtttctaaaataaaatatttgagcatatatagttaatacattattaaaaactaaaatccaAATAACCGGAAGAAGTTAAAGATCCTAAATCCTGGACTccccaatatttatttatttatttatgtattttttgctCTCAAAATGAGACTTTAATTActtcaataaatataattaaataataacaaagctagaaaaaaaaatactatttattaccttttttttttttttttttttggggacaggGTGATCCCTACATGTTGATATGttaatttgatgatatatatgtttgaagataaaaaaaaatgcatttcaaATGAAAGCATGGGTAGAGTTTAAATTatctaagaaaaaaatatttttgattcctttttttttattttgtttatctttaaAATGAAACTGGGCCAAATTTACCTAATTGGAGCTTGAATTAGAAGCTCAGCCGCTTAAGAAAACCCTAGCGAGGCCCATTTAACAACTTGCAGACGACGATGGAATGGAATTTCCTTTTCTCCAAGTAAAGAGTATAAACCATAAACCCAAAAGTTAAACCCTCACTGGTTTCACTTTCTCACATTTGCGTTTCCTCGTCAGACAAATAAGCAATGGCGAACCAAGCGGCTGTGTCATTCCTCACAAACATCGCACGGGGCGCAATCGGTCTCGGTGTCGGCGCCAGTGTGGTCAACTCGTCTCTGTACACTGTCGACGGCGGCCAACGCGCCGTCCTTTTCGACCGGTTCCGGGGAGTGATCGACGAAACAGTGGGAGAAGGGACCCACTTTCTAATACCATGGCTTCAGAAGCCCTTCATCTTCGACATCCGAACCAGGCCACATACCTTCTCATCCATCTCTGGAACCAAGGACCTCCAGATGGTTAACCTCACCCTGAGGGTACTCTCTCGTCCGGAGGTCTCTCGCCTCCCCGATATCTTCAAAACCCTTGGTCTCGAATACGACGAGAAGGTACTTCCTTCAATCGGCAACGAGGTGTTGAAGGCGGTGGTCGCTCAGTTCAACGCCGACCAGCTCCTCACAGAGCGTCCACATGTGTCGGCGTTGGTCCGTGAGAGTTTGATCAAGCGAGCGAAGGATTTCAACATTGTGCTCGACGATGTGGCCATTACCCATTTGTCGTACGGAGCTGAGTTCTCTAGGGCTGTGGAGCAAAAGCAGGTGGCTCAGCAAGAGGCCGAGAGGTCGAAGTTCGTGGTGGCGAAGGCTGAGCAGGAAAGGAGGGCTGCGATTATCAGGGCACAGGGTGAGAGTGAATCTGCGAAGCTGATTTCGGATGCCACAGCTGCCGCTGGAATGGGTTTGATCGAGCTCAGGAGGATCGAGGCGGCCAGGGAAGTGGCTGCAACTCTGGCCAAGAGTCCAAATGTGGCATACCTTCCTGGAGGGAACAACCTGCTCTTGGGTCTTAACACCTCACGTTGAGTTGAATTGGTACTCTACAAATATGTTGCCTTTTTTCTGAGCTTGGGAAGACGTATAATGCAATTAATTATTTCTGAAATTTTGGCTTCGTAATATGTTGCTTTTTAGAACTTGAAGATATATATAATGTGGTTAATCATTCCTGTGATTTGTCTTCGTTGTAGAATCCCCATTTAAGCTTTTTTGATATGAACTCTTGGTTGGAAAAACagaattatttttgcattttattctttttttttaaatttctgttTTCTTGATTCTTGGTCTTCTCAGGTATCATGTTGATTTTATTTGACTTTTGGGATAAATAATGAAAGTGAAGCTCCACCTTCTTGTTTTGGCATTGTCGTAGTAGTAATAGCCGTGCCTTCTCAGGATACTAGGTTATTAGATTTCTATCTGTGTACTTTTTAGTGTCACTATCTGAAGCCCATCTGAaagtggctctctctctctctctctctctctctctctctctcttgtatGAACagtttttaagttatattaACTCGTCCAAAATTGGGGTGCCTGTTGTTAGTATGTTAGCTTATTTCCAGAtgtgcaaaatttaaaaataagtttttctTCTTGAGGATTGGGGGAATCACAATTTTAGTTTGGTGCATTATATGGATAAAGAGAAGTGAGAAACAAGAgaactaatattatatatgcttaACCCATAATTTGTCATAGTCTGCTGAAAACTAAGACAATTTGAAAAACACAACTATATCACTGTACTTAATCTTCCATGGAATGAATTGTAAGTTAGTGTTCATTGAAACCAGATAATGCTTCAAGGGTCCTTGGAGGATATTAGAAGCCTAATCAGTCCATTTTGTTCCACTGTAGTCTATCCAATAAAATTGCATTTGTTTTTCTCAATTCTAAACAACTCTTAATAATTTTCAAAGATTTTCTCATTCATCTATTGTTTGTTTATCCCTGTGAACAGATCCATCTCTCTAGTTACCCCACAATTGGAGCTTGTGTTTGTCCACTGTTAGACTAATCAAATCATCTCAACCAATTGGCTACCTAATAGAATTTGATGCCAAGGGGTAGCCAAACAAAATACTTGTACATATTTGAAGAATGGAAAAATTTGCTAATTTTGAGCTTAGTATTTTTCTCTTCCAGAAGCAAATGCCAACCAACTATGAGGACCACTTGGGGCCTCCAGGAAATGTAAATTTAGATAGTTTTAGTGTTTTCTGGTTTGCATGGTGCATTGATTATAAAGTACAATTTGCATAACCTTGCTATGCAGAAGTAGGATATGCTGTGAATATTGGGGCCTTTCTTGTGGCTGATCAAATTTCTATCATTTTAGTTAGGCACTTGTTGTTTTGCATGGTTTGCTAATCAGTGCTATGATTTTGTTCTAACCTTTTAGTTAAGTTGTTGCTATACTTTGGCTTTTGCTGCATTACTTATACCttgcataattaatttaatgattcacATGTACCATTCTTTGAAGACTACGAGAGAGGTTTTGTCATCTTtcatatgtttttgtttttttagtggTAATCACTTTCATTATTGTGTACATGGTAATTTAGCTGCTAGTTTTGGGTTTATATTTTGCTTCAGAGACACCTCTCCTATGTCTGCTATAAATCTTGAGATACAATTGAAATTGGAATACAGGGAAGGAACTAAATTATACTTAATATATAGGAACATGAGCATTAGGATTTGGAAAGTTTAGTTGGTTGGTCTTTGATTCTGGAAGATAAAGATATGAAGTTCAAAATTAGCAAATTCGATCTTCTGAATCAGTGTTTAGGAAGTTTAGGTTTGACATAAGTCTTCGAAAACTGTAAGTTTGTGATCAAAGATGTTTTAAGTATATCTATGTGTTGGTCCATCTTTTGTTATGTGGTCTTCTTCAGATTTAGCAAGCAttgaattttacaaaattattcaTGTACATcgcacaaaaataaatatgtacaaACAACTTTTCTGTCCAAAAAGATCATGTTTCATTTGCTTCACTAACTTTGATGATCACCAATGTTATATGACAATTGGAAATTGactgttttgattttttaaaattaaaatcctaattgGAAAAGCAAATCCATAGAGGTAGCCTGTTTAAGTTATTATAGGCATCTGTGGATTATAGGCATTTGTTGATTCCAttggcaatttttatttgaaaaaaaaaaaaaggcattggGCATAGTTTTATGAGGCTATTGATTGGCTTGGAATTGGACGGGCTGATATTGTAAGGTTGGATTTGATGGGCTTGAGCTTGGGAGAATTAGGATTGAGGGTTGGGTGGATTAGGCTTGGGACGTTAAGTTTCATGTAACTGGGGTTAGTGTAGGGTGGTCTTAAATCTTGATTTGGGCTTGGGCCTTTTTGTTTGTTGGGCTTGTTTTGACTTTGATTGTGGCTTAGCCTTGGACTCGGTTTGGGTATGGAACCAATTTGGTACAGTTTTGGGCTAGGTCCACTTGGTTAAGGACAAACTAACCAATTCCAAAACAGTTAttgttaaaacaaataaactttCTAGTTTTTGTTGAGAAAATGACCTTTTTAGGTCGTAAGACCACATGTTGAGCTGAGTTGGTAAAATTCAATGgaaaatttacaaatatgttgcttttttaaaattgaagatgaagatgtaTAAAGTAGTTAATTATTCCTGTGATTTATCTTTGTCacaaaattctaatttaagCTTCTGTTTTTCTATAAGAACACTTAGTTggaaataaacatattttgcctctaattattttgttttgaattggAGATAGTGAAGGTGAAAGTGaaatttctgtttttctttattttgtgtCTTACCAACAGGGAAATTGAAACAATTGTTCTGGGGTACATgtaatgttgtttttgtttgagttttggggTAAACAATGAAAGTGAAACTGCACCTTCTCTGTTTTGGATAGGGATAGCCGTGCCTGATCTTCAGGGTACTTGGTTTTTGATTGCTATTTGTatacttcttcttcctcttttaggAGCAGCTTTTAGATGATGTTAACATGTCCAAAATTGGGATGCCTGTTGTTATATGTTAGcttgttttctctcaaaaattgCATCCTGCAGGAAGTGTAAATTTAGATACCATGGGTTGAATATAGAGTACTATTTTCATAAATACCTTTACACTGCAGAAGGGATATGCCCTGAACAATTGTTGCCTTTCTTATGGCTGATTTTAGAAATGAATCAAATCTCTATGATTTTAGTTAGGCACTTCTTGTATTGCATGGTTAGCCAATCAATGCTGGGATTTTGCACCgacttttttaaataagtttttgtTTGTATATTTTGACTTCTGCCTCCTTACCCATACCTTGTGTACCTGATTTAATTATTCACATGTACCATTCTTTGAAGGTTATGATATGCAATCAAGATGAATCCTCTGTCATATCTTTAGTGCTAATGATAATTGCTTTCATCATTGTGTACATATATCGTTATCGAGGTGAATCCTCCTTTTTATGTTTAGTGCTAGTGATAATTGCATTCATCATTGTGTACATATATGATAGTTGAAGCTGttcgattttattttttatttacttcaGATACACCTCTCCCCTGTCTCCTACTTGAAATATAATAGGAATTGGAATGGGAATAGGAATGAAGGGCATGAAATTAAGTCATTACTTAAAGTATAGGAGGATTGGACTTTCTGGTGATGATTTTTGCTAGTTGTTATTTAAACATGAATCTTAGGATATGGAAAAATTAGTTGGTTGGTCTTTGCTTCTGGAAGAGAAAAACATGAAGTTCAGCAAAATTTGCTGTCTGAATCAGTGTTCTATAAGTTTAGGTAGGCGTAAAACTTGGTCTTCAAAGCCTGTAACTTTGTGCTCTAAGTTGTTTTAGCATCTCCACGTGTTGGTCCAGCTTTCGTTATGGGGTCTTCTTTATTTTTGGCAGGCATTAACTGAAAAATATAACAAAGATCTATTTGAATTGTAGGCATTGTATAGTGCAAGGGTGTAATCGAGTTTTAAATTCATGCAAATATACCATATATTTGACTGAGTGAGTCTTTGATGGCTCTGAATGTTTGTGGAAGAGATGAAGGCACTCCTTTCTTCTCCACTCTCTTTCTTTCACTGCTGCAGATGAATTAGCTTGAGTCGCTTTGCATAGTGAAAACTATTGTACTTGGGTTGGAAGAGGGTCCATTGTGGCTCCCCGCCCCTCTTTGTTAGCTGCTGATGCTGCTCTTATTTCTTAATATAATACCACTTGTCATTCAAAAGGGGATACTATgcatgaaaaatgtatattattataaacaacaaatttatagAATATTGCATAAAGCAAGGAATGATATTTatcatttcaaattaattatcaaatattttttaacttatattatACATGAAACTATGAATACCAATCTAGTGTATTAGATGCCAATATGAAATATATTAAACTTGCATATCTGAAGAATTTGGAACCGTACATATTTTGAAAATGCTCCTAATCGTGTTCAAATTCAATGTTGTGGTggattctaataaataaaaagtaacaaaaaagaATTTGAGGTTTTAGGATAGTTCATAAAAATGATGAAATCAAACAAGAGTCTTTGACACAGATAACTCAAGGGTACTTGAATTGAATCAACACTCAAAACCTGTAAAAGCTTAACTGCAAGAAATTAACTAACATTGCCTGACACCATAACCAACAACAGCTACTCTTTTATTATAGTCAGTCTGAGGAATATAAAGCGACAGCTAGAACTGGTTTTGAGTGTTTGGTTGCAAGAATTGTTGAAGGAATAAAAAGTGTGGTGGCTTGGGGTTGAGAAGATTGGGAGTTATGAACGATGCTCTGTTAAGCAAGCTTGATTGGTCTCTCACTAGGGAAGGGAAGAAGACAAGCCTGGGTGAAATCTTTAAAAGCTAAATATTTCCCGTATTCTAGTTCTTTAATTGCAGGAAAAAGATGAGTTGCTTTTGGCCTTGGGAAGGAATCTTTAGAGGGAGGAAATTGGTGATAAAAGGAAGTTGCTATAGGGTGGGGAGaggtgataaaataaatatctttcAGGGACGTTACATATCTAGACAGATACATGAATTTAAATCCTCCCTTTgaaggaaagtaaaaaaaataagatgCTGTTGTGTAACaccttttgtttttgaatttttttttaacctaattgtttgtgttttttttttttttttttttttttaatttacttcaaATTTTGTTAGCGTTCGTTAGTTGTACGGTTTAGGCATCTTAATTAActtaaaagaaaagcaaaataaataaataaatatcaaattgaaaacctttttaatttgtaattttttttttcatttttccttcaaatttctAATTGTTGGAGATTGAGATGACTTATAAACTTTAAAGATCACTAATGAACACTAAAGAATTTATATTAAAACCAAAGTATTACCAAACAAACACTTAGATGTAATGTACATTCCATTCCATTTGTTTATTGCACTTAGGTTTTAGTTGGTaacttggttttttatttttgtttttgtttttttgttttttttttttttatctacttgTGTATAATTTACTTACGTCAAATGTATGTTAGtggtaattataattttattaaacattttaataaccATAAGcttgaaaggggaaaaaaaaaagtgaaacacaatttaatttatttatttatttattttactcaaCTTTTTAGTTAGtttaaatttctaataaattcTAACAGCCACCAACTAATACTTGAGAAAATTATGTACATTATatgtaaagataaaaaataaaataaggtaaGAAAATTATGTACattttaagtaataataaaaataaaaaatagagccAACAACACATTATCAAACAAAaccttaataaataaataaattattagtatatttTACATTTAAGTATATATCATACCTTTTTACTCTCATTTCTATATTGCATTTGACCATCTGAATGAGGAGTTTTGATTGAGAAAACAGGTCCCCTTTCCTGCCTCATCCTGTTTCTCCTCACGCAATAAAGGAGGAACAAAGCACATGGCATCCTTGATCGGCTAGGACTCTGGAATCTTATTATGACCAATGTACTTATTAAAGCGCTGTTGTTTCTTTTAGAGAAATGCTAGTTGCATTGTAGAAAAATCTCTATGCagttctaaatttttaaattccaataaTAACCTTAttgaatgttttttattttttattttttatgacaaATTTTATCTAAATCTGGTTCTCCGCTTTGTCTTCCTCTTTTAGGCTTCATCTCCAGAATTTCTATAAATGAAATTGTCGCTGAGCCATGATGGACCTTCTCTAGCTGGGCTTCTCACTCGTGACCCAACCCTAGTTCTAAGTGAATGACAATTCTCTTTGCCCTCTCTCCACCTTggctctctctccctctctcatCCCGTAGATCTCACGCCATTTTTCTGCTGtaagctttttttattattttattatttttaattgattcccTTCGTCAAAATATGTTGCCTAGGGATGAGTGGAGGATAAAAGCTTTTGACAAGAGACTACAATGGTGAGACCCAATGTTACAATGGCCAATCTATGTTTCTAGGCCaagaacaatattatttatattgaatacAAGTAGGGCAAAATATACCGAGATTccaaaaaatattctttaaagtaaaaaaacatCATGCTATTAGGCTTGGTAAAATCTGACACGATATGATAACAGAACACGAATACACatgataatttataaatttgaattgATAATATCGTGTCGGATTCATATCAGTGTCAtccaataaaattcaataaattaatagattttaacTGGTGAAAAATGATAAACCCATTAGACCCATTAAAAAGAAGtgttttggtaattatataaattttataatattaaaattacttaatttattatcaaacatatattaatttgttgttttttagtttaatttttaaaaaatataaaaacaaataagaattgttgtaattttttaaaaaaatattattttattatttcaaaattgatgaaatttaaattttcaaatttgtatttatcgTTAATGGATTAACAGGTTACACGATAATTTATCGAATAGGTtcggatttatttattttcatacgAAAACTTAACAGGTAGTATTTGGATCACTTAATTCCACATGAATACAATATAATACGATACAAATACAATTTAACACGACACGTTGATAGGCCTACATGCTATACAGCTGTTTCTTGTACTCAGCAAGTCCAGTCACCTCTCAGCAGGTTGACGGTGTTCTTGCGGCACCAACAACATAGCAACTAGTTTAAAATGATTAGGAAGAAGAATaccaaagtaaaatttgaattcttaaaactaccaaaaaaaaaaattatattatggatATTTTGGTCATTTTAAATGTTTATGGAACTGTATAAAGTTGTTTTTGTATTGCAAAAAGAACTACTCTTTCTTTTATCTTACAATTGTTAAACAACCTTTTCTTCCTAATTCATGCTGGATGTTGTTGGTGAAATTGAATTCCAGGGCATTGATCGTGAGAGAATGGAACCTTGTTGGAAGCTTGGGAACATTTAAGGTTTGTACTTCTGATGCCAATCAAACCCCAGTTGGAAGTTTTTAAAGGTTTGGTGGTGATGTTTTTCCAATTCAGCATGCTCGTGTGCCCATAACAGATGTTAAGGCTCCCAAAAGTTCCGACTTTTGACACAATGGCAGTGAATATATCTTCTACTTCCATGAACATTGGTTTTTCATCATCATTTGACTGGCTAACTTTTTCATTGTTGGCCTTCTTCGTCATAGATGTCCTTGTAGATGCTAGTATAACTTCTGTGGATCTATATCCTGTCTTTTAATTGCCTAATATTCTTTTAATGCCTTTTTAATTTCCACAGATAGGTCAAGCAAGGACAACCATTGGTATAGTAATTGCTTGCCTTGAAATTATGGATTGATAAGGGTAGAGCTATTAAAGTCCTAGATAGTATGACCCATGAAAAGGAGGATGGTGGTAGCACAAGAAGTGAAGAAACTGGAGGTAATTTGGCTACATTAACTTCCAGTGTGGAGAAACTAAAAACTGAGAGGGAGAAAGGTTGAATTTTTGGCAAAAATGGCATCCTATTGCTATGAATGACAGGGGTAGCAATTCTGTGGAGTGGACATTAGCTTCTGTGGAGGGTGCGTTCCAAGAGGTGCGGACTGACTCTCTCTGTAGcatctttgtatatatatatatgtatatactctttactttttcataatttatacaaatttcgtttgaattaattttgttttgattttcatCTTGatcaccaaataaattaattaattaaacaacatACCAAATCTCCATTGCAACTATTGGTTGCACATTGACAAATAAGAATTGTTGGATGTTTTTGATAGGTTGCCATAGATCTTAAATTCCATTTAAAAGTGGATGAAATCTTACGAATTAATTATCTGGCTGTTCTATTAAACGTGAGATACATATAATACAAGTAAAGTATAAGTAAGGTTATTGtacaaaaatttaagaaatgatagataaacattttatttaagaaatgtTCCGCAAAGTAATTATATTAGTTCCATTAAAAGCTTATTGTAAGAGATTATAAAAAGGctgtttttttataagttttgtactaaaattttaggaataagaaaagaagaagaagaagaagaggaggaggagaacagaaaaaaaagaagatgaagtgGTTATTTCCTATCCTTATTGTGTCGTTGGTTTTGATGGTGGAGGCAACTCATGCACAGCTTGCAGAGAGAATTGTGAATATTACAAATGATTTCGATGAAGGACATAAATTGACGATTCACTGCAAATCGAGAGATGAGGATCTCGGTTAACGTGATCTGGAATTTAAATCTGACTTCACTTGGAAATTCAAATCAGGTGCGTTGGAACAGAATATACCTTTTTTTCTACTCCATGTGGTGGGGACAGAATAGTGGCATCTTCGATGTGTATGATAGGTTACTACAATCTTAAATTCCATTTTAAAAGTGGATGAAACCTTGCGAATTAATGACTGTTCTATTAAACGTgagataaatataataaaagtaaaGTA
This genomic interval carries:
- the LOC107427609 gene encoding prohibitin-3, mitochondrial; translated protein: MANQAAVSFLTNIARGAIGLGVGASVVNSSLYTVDGGQRAVLFDRFRGVIDETVGEGTHFLIPWLQKPFIFDIRTRPHTFSSISGTKDLQMVNLTLRVLSRPEVSRLPDIFKTLGLEYDEKVLPSIGNEVLKAVVAQFNADQLLTERPHVSALVRESLIKRAKDFNIVLDDVAITHLSYGAEFSRAVEQKQVAQQEAERSKFVVAKAEQERRAAIIRAQGESESAKLISDATAAAGMGLIELRRIEAAREVAATLAKSPNVAYLPGGNNLLLGLNTSR